A single genomic interval of Flavihumibacter rivuli harbors:
- a CDS encoding type I restriction endonuclease subunit R translates to MAEYINVEKPFLDKLRQLGWQVIDQGIGVPQDPAKSLREHFKQVLLPQVFKDTVKSINKTADGREWLTDRQLVELLTEIQSFSGKTLHEANKEIHRLLIKGTTVNKNELTGEVNPTVRLVDFRNYEKNSFIAINQFRLLTPGASRQGIIPDIVLFLNGLPLVVVEAKDFDVAEPLSEAFLQVTRYANTREDDYGVKEGEERLFHYNLFSIITHGHEARVGTISADFDFYNNWVDIFPEEYKTVAFPPDEERQEVMICGMLNKEILVDILKHYTLFMEIKKGVEVKIVARYNQYRAVGKIIRNLREGTNPKEKGGVVWHTQGSGKSLTMVFLIRKLRSSDDLKDLKIISIVDRVDLEEQLAETMKYANESLSIIDSKADLNELDDDTGNLNLVMIHKFLADNNVSAQSLIDAGVVPKFEKFEIINSSDRILLMVDEAHRTQGGDMGDNLFNAFPQAVRIGFTGTPLLTERHEIKTHERFGGKLDEYGEPWIDSYKFDKAVADKATVEIKYIGKVSNDKIDDKELFDAEFEDLFQKRTQEEKEEIQRRYGSFIAYLESKDRIAEIARDIVEHYYTDILINGFKAQVVASSIVAAVRYKYELETAIKEKIAQLKDLPDGERDDERIKQLEFLKIAAVVSGMGNNEPGYISKARSEAKDWDAVNNFKKDFDYSQEEGGQYKKPESGIGILCVCDRLLTGFDAPIEQVMYLDKIMKEHDLFQAITRVNRTKKGKTFGLIVDYIGITKHLQQALGIYTDKDKEKAQHFLNVFRDINKEIPVLEARYKRVLNLFTENNLNDIENFLNQKFTDTAAEFEFAESCIEQARNIKFRAELLTYSKSFFDSLDLLFNTQAGGEYWVIAKRLGYLLWRIKDRYKDDTMDLKWASQKVRQLIDKHLYSLGIDTKVQQVSILSDEFKSKVDYLNKTPKSKASEMEHAIRWHIKVNLEKDPTLYSRFKDRLETILNSYRENWEEIVKQLEGLREEMAEGRKVETEGISVVEAPFYEILKSTLPIEDEKEIEKTKELSHTLILILKETAQINNFWDKPAEQRLISGRIEDEIYYSRINGLAVKAAELTTELLKLAKNREAELR, encoded by the coding sequence ATGGCAGAATATATCAATGTAGAAAAACCTTTTTTGGACAAACTTCGCCAGTTAGGATGGCAAGTGATAGACCAAGGCATTGGTGTTCCGCAAGATCCGGCTAAAAGTTTAAGGGAACATTTTAAGCAGGTGTTACTGCCACAGGTATTTAAAGACACCGTAAAGTCCATCAACAAAACAGCAGATGGCAGAGAATGGCTCACTGACAGGCAACTGGTAGAATTGCTTACAGAAATTCAAAGCTTTTCGGGCAAAACCCTTCATGAAGCCAACAAAGAAATTCACCGTTTATTGATTAAAGGAACAACGGTGAATAAAAACGAATTAACAGGTGAGGTAAACCCCACAGTTCGTTTGGTAGATTTCAGAAATTATGAAAAGAACAGCTTTATTGCAATCAATCAGTTTCGTTTGCTCACTCCGGGTGCCAGCCGCCAGGGCATTATACCCGACATTGTTTTGTTCCTGAATGGCTTGCCTTTAGTTGTTGTTGAGGCCAAAGATTTTGATGTCGCTGAACCATTGAGTGAAGCATTTTTGCAGGTTACCCGCTATGCCAATACAAGAGAAGATGATTACGGAGTAAAAGAAGGCGAAGAACGGCTTTTTCACTACAATTTATTCAGCATCATCACACACGGACATGAAGCCCGTGTTGGAACCATCAGCGCTGATTTTGATTTTTATAACAATTGGGTGGACATTTTTCCAGAAGAATACAAAACCGTTGCTTTTCCACCTGATGAAGAAAGGCAGGAAGTAATGATTTGCGGCATGCTCAACAAAGAAATATTGGTTGACATACTGAAACACTACACACTCTTTATGGAAATTAAAAAGGGCGTGGAAGTGAAAATTGTTGCCCGCTACAATCAATACCGGGCTGTTGGCAAAATCATCCGCAATTTGCGCGAAGGAACAAACCCCAAAGAAAAAGGTGGAGTGGTTTGGCATACACAGGGCAGTGGCAAAAGCTTGACCATGGTATTCCTTATCCGAAAGCTCCGCAGCAGTGATGATTTAAAAGACCTAAAAATTATTTCTATTGTTGACCGTGTTGATTTGGAAGAACAGTTAGCCGAAACCATGAAATATGCCAATGAATCATTGTCCATCATTGACAGCAAAGCCGATTTGAATGAATTGGATGATGATACCGGAAACTTAAATCTGGTAATGATTCACAAGTTTTTGGCAGACAACAATGTATCGGCACAATCGTTAATTGATGCCGGAGTGGTTCCTAAGTTTGAAAAATTTGAAATCATCAACAGCAGCGACCGCATTTTGCTCATGGTGGACGAAGCCCATCGAACACAAGGCGGAGATATGGGCGATAATTTATTCAATGCCTTTCCGCAAGCCGTGCGAATCGGTTTTACAGGAACACCTTTACTTACCGAACGACACGAAATAAAAACGCATGAACGATTTGGGGGCAAACTGGATGAATACGGTGAGCCTTGGATTGACAGCTATAAATTTGATAAAGCCGTGGCTGACAAAGCCACCGTTGAAATCAAGTATATCGGAAAGGTTTCAAACGATAAAATAGACGACAAAGAACTTTTTGATGCCGAGTTTGAGGACCTGTTTCAAAAGCGAACACAGGAAGAAAAAGAAGAAATTCAAAGACGTTACGGTTCATTCATTGCCTATCTGGAAAGTAAAGACCGGATAGCCGAAATAGCCAGAGACATAGTAGAACACTATTACACTGATATTTTAATCAATGGCTTTAAAGCACAAGTGGTAGCATCAAGTATTGTGGCAGCCGTTCGATACAAGTATGAACTGGAAACCGCAATCAAAGAGAAAATTGCTCAATTGAAAGACCTGCCTGATGGCGAAAGAGATGATGAACGAATTAAGCAACTGGAATTTCTAAAAATAGCTGCTGTTGTTTCAGGCATGGGAAATAATGAACCCGGCTATATAAGCAAGGCAAGAAGTGAAGCCAAAGATTGGGATGCAGTAAACAACTTCAAGAAAGACTTTGACTATTCGCAGGAAGAAGGCGGACAATATAAAAAGCCGGAATCAGGCATTGGCATTTTATGCGTTTGCGACCGATTATTGACTGGGTTTGATGCTCCTATTGAGCAAGTAATGTATCTGGACAAAATCATGAAAGAACATGATTTGTTCCAAGCCATAACAAGGGTAAACAGAACCAAAAAGGGAAAAACTTTCGGACTTATTGTTGACTATATCGGCATTACCAAACACTTGCAACAAGCCTTAGGAATTTATACAGACAAGGACAAAGAGAAAGCACAGCATTTCCTGAATGTATTCAGAGACATCAACAAAGAAATACCTGTATTGGAAGCCCGTTACAAAAGGGTTTTGAATCTGTTCACTGAAAACAACCTGAACGACATTGAAAACTTCCTGAATCAGAAGTTTACAGATACAGCAGCTGAGTTTGAATTTGCTGAAAGTTGTATAGAGCAAGCCAGGAATATAAAATTCAGAGCCGAATTACTGACCTATTCAAAAAGCTTCTTTGATAGCTTGGATTTGCTTTTCAATACGCAGGCAGGAGGCGAATATTGGGTAATTGCCAAACGCTTGGGTTATTTACTTTGGAGAATTAAAGACCGCTACAAAGACGACACCATGGACTTGAAGTGGGCTTCACAAAAAGTCCGACAGCTTATTGACAAGCATTTATATTCTTTAGGCATAGACACCAAGGTGCAGCAGGTTTCAATCCTTTCAGATGAGTTTAAATCAAAAGTTGATTATCTGAACAAAACGCCAAAATCGAAAGCATCCGAAATGGAACATGCCATTCGTTGGCACATCAAAGTAAATCTTGAAAAAGATCCAACACTTTACAGTCGCTTCAAAGACCGCCTTGAAACGATATTAAATTCTTACCGTGAGAATTGGGAAGAAATAGTAAAGCAGCTTGAAGGATTGCGGGAAGAAATGGCAGAAGGTAGAAAAGTTGAAACTGAAGGCATCTCAGTTGTAGAAGCACCTTTCTATGAAATCCTGAAATCTACACTTCCAATAGAAGATGAAAAAGAGATTGAGAAAACAAAAGAATTGTCACATACGCTGATACTAATTCTGAAAGAAACAGCACAGATTAATAATTTCTGGGATAAACCGGCAGAGCAGCGTTTGATTTCGGGGCGAATAGAAGACGAAATTTATTATTCACGAATTAACGGATTGGCTGTCAAAGCAGCAGAATTGACAACAGAACTCTTGAAGTTGGCTAAAAACCGTGAAGCAGAATTGAGATGA
- a CDS encoding M48 family metallopeptidase, with amino-acid sequence MKLDSININIEKTARRKTVSIFIERNGSVKVLAPITAGDEKIEAAVKAKEYQIFQKLAKWKELNQGKVKREFVSGQSFLYLGRNYRLQITENQDVPLKISGGFFHLDKKYLPKAEKVFKDFYRAKGLQKIEERLKLIEDKFQTKPTAIKVLELQNRWASWTPKNGLNFHWKCIMAPVSVLDYIITHEMVHLKHPNHSPEFWNELDKKMPNYREHEDWLKRNGVKMSL; translated from the coding sequence ATGAAGTTAGACAGCATCAATATTAACATTGAAAAAACCGCAAGAAGAAAAACGGTGAGCATTTTCATTGAACGAAATGGTTCAGTAAAAGTGCTTGCTCCCATTACTGCCGGTGACGAAAAAATTGAAGCAGCTGTAAAAGCAAAAGAGTATCAAATTTTTCAGAAACTGGCCAAATGGAAAGAATTGAATCAGGGTAAGGTAAAACGTGAATTTGTTAGTGGGCAATCCTTTCTTTATTTGGGCAGAAACTACCGTTTGCAGATAACCGAGAACCAAGATGTGCCATTGAAAATTTCAGGTGGCTTTTTTCATCTTGACAAAAAGTATTTACCAAAAGCGGAAAAGGTTTTTAAAGACTTCTATCGTGCAAAGGGTCTTCAAAAAATCGAGGAACGCCTTAAATTGATAGAAGATAAATTTCAAACGAAACCAACAGCGATAAAGGTTTTGGAACTTCAAAACCGTTGGGCATCCTGGACACCCAAAAATGGATTAAACTTTCATTGGAAATGTATTATGGCTCCGGTTTCGGTACTGGACTATATCATTACTCACGAAATGGTTCATTTAAAACATCCCAATCATTCACCTGAATTCTGGAATGAACTAGACAAGAAAATGCCCAACTATCGTGAACATGAAGATTGGTTAAAAAGGAATGGAGTAAAAATGTCATTATAA
- a CDS encoding IS3 family transposase: MIARYKNRVSIEQLCQWACVARSSLYYQSHPGERGMKPSSHTIVGNNSLVENSLVVEQIRAVVSMDYCVYGYRKVTESLRDMEYLINHKKVYRLMKEHHLLCGARIKVQGKRKWVQHRRIEARYPMEYLCLDIKYVWVQGENRWYYQLAIMDVFSRRILCWIFQRSVRQTDVIALMRWLDLRFGLKGVIIRNDNGSQFVANKVRAALKALEAQQEFTHVATPEENAYIEAFHSIQQSELIDRHSFSSFYDAKQHIEKYMHWYNVKRKHGAIGFLTPMQKWAQGMSLSAVRPQLAPGTVGLSRPDSEGMRTASALYSLDQHTEPAYLCLTDDQDINESVANHFEKSVQFIGG, from the coding sequence ATGATAGCACGTTACAAAAACAGGGTAAGTATTGAGCAGCTTTGTCAATGGGCCTGCGTAGCCAGGAGCAGCTTGTATTATCAGTCCCATCCCGGAGAAAGGGGCATGAAGCCCAGCAGCCATACCATCGTAGGAAATAATAGCCTGGTTGAAAACAGCCTGGTGGTAGAGCAGATCCGGGCAGTTGTTTCGATGGACTACTGCGTGTATGGGTACCGGAAAGTGACCGAGAGCCTGCGCGATATGGAATACCTGATCAATCATAAGAAGGTGTATCGCTTAATGAAAGAACATCATTTGCTATGTGGTGCTCGAATAAAAGTGCAGGGCAAAAGAAAATGGGTACAGCATAGACGTATTGAAGCCAGGTACCCAATGGAATATTTGTGCCTGGATATCAAATACGTTTGGGTACAGGGTGAAAACCGGTGGTATTACCAACTGGCTATTATGGATGTTTTCAGTCGCCGGATCCTGTGCTGGATTTTTCAACGAAGTGTTCGCCAGACGGATGTCATTGCCCTGATGCGCTGGCTGGACCTTCGATTCGGACTGAAGGGCGTCATCATACGAAATGATAACGGTTCCCAATTTGTTGCAAATAAGGTTCGAGCCGCACTAAAAGCACTGGAAGCACAGCAAGAGTTTACACATGTTGCCACTCCGGAGGAAAATGCTTACATCGAAGCGTTTCATTCCATTCAGCAAAGCGAGCTGATTGACCGGCATTCCTTTTCCAGTTTTTATGATGCAAAGCAGCACATAGAGAAGTACATGCACTGGTATAACGTTAAGCGCAAACACGGGGCTATCGGCTTCCTCACACCAATGCAAAAATGGGCACAAGGTATGTCCTTGTCAGCTGTTAGGCCACAACTTGCGCCGGGGACGGTGGGCTTGTCAAGGCCGGACAGCGAGGGTATGCGGACGGCGTCCGCTTTGTATAGCCTTGACCAGCACACCGAACCGGCCTATCTTTGCCTTACGGATGACCAGGACATCAACGAATCAGTAGCAAACCATTTTGAAAAATCTGTCCAGTTTATAGGGGGTTAA
- a CDS encoding transposase, whose translation MAKTKRQFTPEEKYSILQEAEREGVTETARKYNLAHSVLNYWKRKYLVKGKDGLKPGYKKVDPLVRSLEEENARLKKIIANQALELEFKTELLKKSDAHYRKAGK comes from the coding sequence ATGGCAAAAACAAAACGTCAATTTACACCTGAAGAGAAGTATAGCATTCTTCAAGAAGCTGAACGGGAAGGTGTAACAGAAACAGCCCGCAAATACAATCTTGCGCATTCGGTACTTAACTATTGGAAGAGGAAGTACCTGGTAAAAGGCAAAGACGGCTTAAAGCCGGGATACAAAAAGGTTGATCCACTGGTACGCTCCCTGGAGGAAGAGAATGCACGTTTAAAAAAGATCATTGCTAACCAGGCACTCGAACTGGAATTTAAAACCGAGCTTTTAAAAAAAAGCGATGCCCATTACCGGAAAGCAGGCAAATGA
- a CDS encoding DUF4062 domain-containing protein: protein MARPRIFLSSTFYDLKHIRSSIENFIEELGYESILSEKGVIAYNPDLPLDESCYREAESADIFVLIIGGRYGSPISKSQKTVVKDFFQRYESITKMEYESASKRDIPIYILIEKSVYNEYETFKNNRDNSSIKYAHVDSINIFFLIEQILNQPRNNPIHTFERHQEIEAWLKEQWSGLFRDLLKRRSDKNQISSLSKQVSDLAEINTTLKRYLEEVVSKVSEVDAAKIIKEEDKRLKDKKKSNEFFADLIVNNLLSYDDISKENLENLYIESKSLEDFASRLELLSPRFRASQLLETWRRNPGIVVNINKGRNILNLSNLEFSDKQSKTKDKA from the coding sequence ATGGCTAGACCAAGAATATTCTTAAGTTCCACATTTTATGATTTAAAACACATTAGATCATCTATTGAAAACTTTATCGAAGAGCTAGGATATGAATCGATATTATCAGAGAAAGGCGTTATTGCCTACAATCCTGATTTGCCATTAGATGAATCTTGCTATAGAGAAGCCGAATCTGCGGACATTTTTGTACTAATTATTGGAGGAAGGTATGGATCTCCAATCTCAAAGTCTCAGAAAACAGTAGTAAAGGATTTTTTCCAGCGCTATGAAAGCATAACAAAAATGGAATACGAATCGGCAAGTAAAAGGGATATTCCAATTTACATTCTTATCGAAAAATCTGTCTATAATGAATATGAAACCTTTAAGAACAATAGAGATAATTCAAGTATTAAGTATGCGCACGTTGATTCTATTAACATATTTTTTCTAATAGAACAGATACTTAATCAACCTCGTAATAATCCAATACATACCTTTGAAAGGCATCAAGAGATTGAAGCATGGTTAAAAGAACAATGGTCTGGGTTATTTAGAGATTTATTGAAAAGAAGAAGTGATAAAAATCAAATTTCTTCCCTATCTAAGCAAGTTTCTGATTTAGCTGAGATAAATACCACGCTTAAAAGATACCTTGAAGAAGTGGTTTCAAAAGTTTCAGAGGTAGATGCAGCTAAAATTATTAAAGAAGAAGATAAAAGATTAAAAGACAAAAAGAAGTCTAATGAGTTCTTTGCGGACTTAATCGTTAATAATTTACTTAGTTATGATGATATATCTAAAGAAAATTTAGAAAACCTTTATATTGAATCTAAATCACTAGAAGACTTTGCTAGTCGTCTAGAATTACTAAGTCCCCGGTTCCGTGCATCTCAACTATTAGAAACTTGGCGAAGAAATCCAGGAATAGTAGTTAACATCAATAAAGGAAGAAATATTTTAAATCTATCTAATCTTGAATTCTCAGATAAACAATCAAAAACAAAGGATAAAGCTTGA
- a CDS encoding PepSY-associated TM helix domain-containing protein gives MEGKKPPVIAYRDSVAVLGWQEIADEARKKVGEVSYLTIAKPKDSVSAYQVTVLHIGAVHESATDQYFLDPYTGSLAGTLKWSERNTGQRVRATFKPVHVASIYGLPSKLFGLVVYLLGVSFPVTGVIFWWNRTRKKKLSSSVVGMDDTAVA, from the coding sequence ATGGAAGGCAAGAAGCCGCCGGTGATCGCTTACCGGGACAGTGTGGCGGTATTGGGCTGGCAGGAAATAGCGGACGAGGCCAGGAAGAAAGTAGGGGAGGTTAGCTATCTGACCATCGCCAAACCCAAGGATTCTGTTTCCGCCTACCAGGTGACCGTCCTTCACATTGGTGCTGTACACGAATCGGCGACCGACCAGTATTTCCTGGACCCTTATACCGGCTCCCTGGCCGGCACCCTCAAATGGAGCGAGCGGAATACGGGACAGAGAGTAAGGGCCACCTTCAAGCCCGTGCATGTGGCTTCCATTTACGGCCTGCCCTCCAAACTCTTTGGCCTGGTGGTCTACCTGCTCGGGGTAAGTTTCCCGGTTACAGGTGTGATCTTTTGGTGGAATCGGACGAGGAAGAAGAAGTTAAGTTCTTCGGTGGTGGGGATGGATGATACGGCGGTGGCGTGA
- a CDS encoding PH domain-containing protein — protein sequence MGLFSALLGNAGAVSQEELIKKYGQLLTQGEEIELGFKLIRDTFIFTNKRLILVDVQGLTGSKIEYKSISYKSISRFSVETAGTFDLDAELKIWISSEVQPSIKKQFNKSVNVYEVQRVLAHHVLK from the coding sequence ATGGGATTGTTCTCAGCCTTACTTGGAAATGCCGGCGCAGTTAGCCAGGAAGAATTAATTAAAAAATATGGTCAGCTACTAACCCAAGGAGAAGAAATCGAATTAGGATTCAAACTAATCAGGGATACATTCATCTTTACTAACAAAAGACTGATCCTCGTAGATGTACAAGGACTTACAGGCAGTAAGATAGAATACAAGTCCATCAGCTATAAAAGCATTTCCAGGTTTAGCGTGGAAACAGCAGGAACTTTTGACCTGGATGCTGAATTAAAGATCTGGATTTCTAGCGAAGTGCAACCCAGCATAAAAAAGCAGTTCAACAAGTCAGTTAATGTTTATGAAGTCCAAAGGGTACTGGCTCATCATGTTCTGAAATAG
- a CDS encoding PepSY domain-containing protein, with translation MNPYSGSLAGSLKWSERNTGLRARATFKPVHVASIYGLPSKLIGLVVCLLGVSFPVTGVILWWNRTRKKRSRSAVVGMDDSVAA, from the coding sequence CTGAACCCTTATTCCGGCTCCCTAGCCGGCAGTCTTAAATGGAGTGAGCGGAATACCGGACTGAGAGCGAGGGCAACTTTCAAGCCCGTGCATGTGGCTTCCATTTATGGCCTGCCCTCCAAGCTAATTGGTCTGGTGGTCTGCCTGCTCGGGGTAAGTTTCCCGGTTACAGGTGTGATCCTTTGGTGGAACCGGACGAGGAAGAAGAGGTCAAGGTCTGCGGTGGTAGGGATGGATGATTCGGTAGCGGCGTGA
- a CDS encoding PepSY-associated TM helix domain-containing protein → MKVFFRRIHLYLGLAAGLVIMVTCLTGALLVFEKELTELFHPRRYSVEAIGQPVPVSVMEASIKQQEPGAMIQSIKFHTDPRRSVEFSYTIKKGKDASVSLARDSKAVQGEEAAKPGTEKKGEKKGAGGGERRTAFVNPYTGEVLELFNYRESFFYKVMDLHRWLLVGDTGKLIVGSSTLIFLFILITGIILWWPRNRKLLLQRLKLKWDAGWKRVNHDLHIVLGFYSAIVLFILAFTGLAWSFEWFNKGIYRVTNSPMEGKKLPVIAYLDSVAVLGWQEVAEKATKQVGEVSYLTIAKPKDFVSAYQVTVLPLDAVHESATDQYFLDPYTGALAGTLKWSERNTGQRVRAIFKPVHVASIYGLPSKLIGLVVCLLGVSFPVTGVILWWNRTRKKKSRSSVVEMDDTAAA, encoded by the coding sequence ATGAAAGTATTCTTCAGGAGGATCCATTTGTACCTGGGACTGGCCGCGGGACTGGTGATCATGGTGACCTGTCTCACCGGGGCTTTACTGGTATTTGAAAAGGAGTTGACGGAATTGTTCCATCCGCGGCGGTATTCCGTGGAAGCCATTGGCCAGCCCGTTCCTGTTTCGGTGATGGAAGCATCCATCAAGCAGCAGGAACCCGGGGCGATGATCCAATCGATCAAGTTCCATACCGATCCCAGGCGTTCGGTGGAGTTCAGTTATACGATAAAGAAAGGGAAGGATGCTTCGGTTAGTCTTGCCCGTGATAGCAAAGCGGTACAGGGAGAAGAAGCTGCAAAGCCTGGGACTGAAAAGAAAGGGGAGAAGAAGGGTGCCGGTGGCGGGGAAAGAAGGACGGCCTTTGTGAACCCCTATACCGGTGAGGTTTTGGAGCTCTTCAATTACCGGGAGAGTTTCTTTTACAAGGTGATGGACCTGCATCGCTGGTTGCTGGTGGGCGATACGGGTAAGTTGATCGTTGGTAGCTCCACCCTCATATTCCTTTTCATATTGATCACGGGCATCATCCTCTGGTGGCCCAGGAACAGGAAGCTGCTGTTGCAGCGCCTGAAGCTGAAATGGGATGCGGGTTGGAAGCGGGTGAACCACGACCTGCATATTGTGCTTGGATTTTATTCAGCGATTGTCCTCTTTATCCTCGCCTTTACCGGACTGGCCTGGTCCTTCGAATGGTTCAACAAGGGCATCTATAGGGTGACCAATTCCCCCATGGAAGGAAAGAAGCTGCCCGTGATCGCTTACCTGGACAGTGTGGCGGTATTGGGCTGGCAGGAAGTGGCGGAAAAGGCAACAAAGCAAGTAGGGGAGGTGAGCTACCTGACCATCGCCAAACCCAAGGATTTCGTTTCCGCCTACCAGGTGACCGTCCTGCCCCTAGATGCAGTACACGAATCGGCGACCGACCAGTATTTCCTGGACCCTTATACCGGCGCCCTGGCCGGCACCCTCAAATGGAGCGAGCGGAATACGGGACAGAGAGTGCGCGCCATTTTCAAGCCCGTGCATGTGGCTTCCATTTATGGCCTGCCCTCCAAACTCATTGGTCTGGTGGTCTGCCTGCTCGGGGTAAGCTTTCCGGTTACAGGTGTGATCCTTTGGTGGAATCGGACGAGGAAGAAGAAGTCAAGATCTTCGGTGGTGGAGATGGATGATACGGCAGCGGCGTGA
- a CDS encoding ferritin: MLSEAMAAALNKQVQLEAASSQAYLAMASWADIQPGLQGVTDFFYQQSDEERIHMLKLLKYVNERGGFGVVPPLEQPILTFLSLKRAFEEFLKHELIVTASINDLVHLALAEKDYATHNFLQWYVTEQMEEERLARTLNEKLELIGEDKSGLYLFDRDIMAYRGTGKG, encoded by the coding sequence ATGTTAAGTGAAGCAATGGCGGCAGCCCTCAACAAGCAAGTTCAGCTGGAAGCAGCTTCCTCACAAGCTTACCTGGCCATGGCCTCCTGGGCCGATATCCAGCCTGGCCTGCAGGGGGTGACGGACTTCTTTTACCAGCAGTCCGATGAAGAAAGGATCCACATGTTAAAACTGCTGAAGTACGTCAATGAACGCGGCGGCTTCGGGGTGGTGCCCCCATTAGAGCAACCGATCCTTACCTTCCTCTCGCTGAAACGTGCTTTTGAAGAATTCCTGAAGCATGAATTAATCGTCACTGCCAGCATCAACGACCTGGTGCACCTGGCGCTGGCGGAGAAGGATTACGCGACCCATAACTTCCTGCAGTGGTACGTCACCGAGCAAATGGAAGAAGAGCGACTGGCCAGGACCCTCAACGAAAAACTGGAACTGATCGGCGAGGACAAGAGTGGTTTGTATTTGTTCGACAGGGATATCATGGCGTACAGGGGAACGGGTAAAGGGTGA